One Granulicella sp. 5B5 DNA window includes the following coding sequences:
- a CDS encoding ATP-binding cassette domain-containing protein, which yields MDALVDLQHVNVARGNNMVLHDLSLRIEAGEHVVILGPNGCGKSTLLKTMTCECYPVVRPETQVSIMGRERWDLTELKRRMGVVSAELPGRQTLTTSAFDAVLTGFFSSSTLWPNLTVTDAMRAKAEEILVLVGAEALREKPVGQMSAGQQRRVMIGRALAGTSLDAKAGDVKMLLLDEPSNALDLGAQHDLRELLRGLAQKGTAILLITHHIADILPEMDRVVMMREGRVIADGSKQELLTANRLSELFGREISLSERGGYWNAW from the coding sequence ATGGACGCATTAGTGGATTTGCAACATGTGAATGTGGCCCGGGGCAACAATATGGTGTTGCATGACCTGAGCCTGAGGATTGAAGCCGGTGAGCATGTGGTCATCCTGGGACCGAATGGGTGTGGGAAGTCGACACTGCTTAAGACGATGACGTGCGAGTGCTACCCGGTTGTTCGGCCTGAGACGCAGGTGAGCATTATGGGGCGCGAACGGTGGGACCTGACGGAGTTGAAGCGTCGCATGGGAGTGGTGAGCGCAGAGCTGCCGGGACGGCAGACGCTGACGACGAGCGCGTTCGATGCGGTGCTGACAGGGTTCTTTTCGAGCTCGACGCTGTGGCCGAACCTTACGGTGACGGACGCGATGCGGGCGAAGGCGGAGGAGATCCTGGTGCTGGTGGGTGCGGAGGCCCTGCGCGAGAAGCCGGTGGGGCAGATGAGCGCAGGGCAGCAGCGCAGAGTGATGATTGGGCGGGCGCTGGCGGGGACGTCGCTGGATGCGAAGGCGGGCGATGTGAAGATGCTGCTGCTGGATGAGCCGAGCAACGCGCTGGATTTAGGGGCGCAGCATGACTTGCGCGAGCTGCTGCGCGGGCTGGCGCAGAAGGGGACAGCGATCCTGCTGATCACGCACCATATTGCCGACATTCTGCCGGAGATGGACCGCGTGGTGATGATGCGCGAGGGACGCGTGATTGCGGATGGATCGAAGCAGGAGTTGCTGACAGCGAACCGGCTGAGTGAGTTGTTTGGGCGGGAGATTTCGCTGAGTGAGCGCGGTGGATACTGGAATGCGTGGTAA
- the argG gene encoding argininosuccinate synthase yields the protein MSVILESLPTGQRVGIAFSGGLDTSAALHWMKQKGALPYAYTANLGQPDETDYEAIPRKALEYGAEQARLIDCRAQLVREGIAALQAGAFHITTAGVTYFNTTPIGRAVTGTMLVTAMKEDGVNIWGDGSTFKGNDIERFYRYGLLVNPDLKVYKPWLDDQFIHELGGRKEMSEFLIASGFDYKMSTEKAYSTDSNLLGATHEAKDLEHLSTSMKIVAPIMGSAFWKQDVDIKPEEITVRFEEGFPVALNGKHFADPVALMYAANEIGGRHGLGMSDQIENRIIEAKSRGIYEAPGLALLFIAYERLITGIHNEDTIEQYRENGRKLGRLLYQGRWFDSQALMLREAAQRWVAKPITGTVTLEFRRGNDYSILNTDSPNLTFAPERLSMEKTESTFSPKDRIGQLTMRNLDITDTRAKLQTYAATGLINLSHGTEMPQLNSTTDKE from the coding sequence ATGTCCGTGATCCTCGAATCCCTCCCCACCGGCCAGCGCGTCGGCATCGCCTTCTCCGGAGGCCTCGACACCTCCGCCGCTCTTCACTGGATGAAGCAGAAGGGCGCGCTCCCCTACGCCTACACCGCCAACCTCGGCCAGCCCGACGAGACCGACTACGAGGCCATCCCGCGCAAAGCCCTCGAATACGGTGCCGAGCAGGCTCGCCTCATTGACTGCCGCGCCCAGCTCGTCCGCGAAGGCATCGCCGCGCTCCAGGCCGGAGCCTTCCACATCACCACCGCCGGCGTCACCTACTTCAACACCACGCCCATCGGCCGCGCCGTCACCGGCACCATGCTCGTCACCGCCATGAAGGAGGACGGCGTCAACATCTGGGGCGACGGCTCCACCTTCAAGGGCAATGACATCGAGCGTTTCTACCGCTACGGCCTCCTCGTCAACCCCGACCTCAAGGTCTACAAACCGTGGCTCGACGACCAGTTCATCCACGAACTCGGCGGCCGCAAAGAGATGTCCGAGTTCCTCATCGCCTCCGGCTTCGACTACAAGATGTCGACCGAGAAGGCCTACTCCACCGATTCCAACCTCCTCGGTGCAACCCACGAAGCGAAAGACCTCGAACACCTCAGCACCTCCATGAAGATCGTCGCCCCCATCATGGGCTCGGCCTTCTGGAAACAAGACGTCGACATCAAGCCCGAAGAGATCACCGTCCGCTTTGAAGAAGGCTTCCCTGTCGCGCTCAACGGCAAGCACTTCGCAGACCCCGTCGCCCTCATGTACGCCGCCAACGAAATCGGCGGCCGCCACGGCCTCGGCATGTCCGACCAGATCGAGAACCGCATCATCGAAGCCAAGTCGCGCGGCATCTATGAAGCCCCCGGCCTCGCTCTGCTCTTCATCGCCTACGAGCGCCTCATCACCGGCATCCACAACGAGGACACCATCGAGCAGTACCGCGAGAACGGCCGCAAACTCGGCCGCCTCCTCTACCAGGGCCGCTGGTTCGACTCCCAGGCCCTCATGCTACGCGAAGCTGCGCAGCGCTGGGTCGCGAAGCCCATCACCGGCACTGTTACCCTCGAGTTCCGCCGCGGCAACGACTACTCCATCCTCAACACCGACTCGCCGAACCTCACCTTCGCCCCCGAGCGCCTCAGCATGGAAAAAACCGAATCCACCTTCAGCCCCAAGGACCGCATCGGCCAGCTCACCATGCGCAACCTCGACATCACCGACACCCGCGCCAAACTCCAAACCTACGCCGCCACCGGCCTCATCAACCTGAGCCACGGCACCGAAATGCCCCAACTCAACAGCACCACCGACAAAGAATAA
- the argH gene encoding argininosuccinate lyase has product MSNEPTKMWSGRFREPLNRTFEQWQRSFPFDWRLLPQEVAASKAHAQTIAAAGILTPEELETTLRGLTLVGERAINWSNRISATSGQVDYETSDQQIGAAIVASAPQAEDIHHFVELELTKEIGALALKLHTGRSRNEQIATDMRLFVRDAIDSTLTGLRDWLLALITLAEKSGTAVMPGYTHLQRAEPVLIAHWLLAYVSMLERDHSRFTDARTRMNLCPLGSGAIAGATLALDRTIASKALAFTAPTPNSMDATSDRDFMLDFAQAATTLGLHISRFAEELTLYATSEFGFIDLPEAFSTGSSAMPQKKNPDLTELARGKSARLLGSATALATLIKGLPLAYNKDLQEGQEQIFDVADTLTGLLSVLPNFTRALTFKPEVMTAAAQTGYLNAMAAATYLSNKGVPFRKAHEIVGNAVRLGLEMDPAKRLELNEIPLPELQQLSEDFAEDFFDSISLRATLDCHDVIGGTATHRVAEALTAAKTRVAHLISSVSSEDHVVA; this is encoded by the coding sequence ATGTCTAACGAACCCACCAAAATGTGGTCCGGCCGCTTCCGCGAGCCCCTCAACCGCACCTTCGAGCAGTGGCAGCGCAGCTTCCCCTTCGACTGGCGCCTGCTCCCCCAAGAGGTCGCCGCCAGCAAAGCGCACGCCCAAACCATCGCCGCCGCCGGCATCCTCACGCCCGAAGAACTAGAAACAACCCTGCGCGGCCTAACACTCGTAGGCGAACGAGCGATCAACTGGTCCAACCGCATCTCCGCCACCAGCGGCCAGGTAGACTACGAAACCTCCGACCAGCAGATCGGCGCAGCCATCGTAGCCTCCGCGCCACAGGCCGAAGACATCCACCACTTCGTCGAACTAGAGCTCACCAAAGAGATCGGCGCGCTCGCCCTCAAGCTCCACACCGGCCGCAGCCGCAACGAGCAGATCGCGACCGACATGCGCCTCTTCGTGCGCGACGCCATCGACTCCACGCTCACCGGCCTCCGCGACTGGCTCCTCGCGCTCATCACTCTCGCCGAAAAATCCGGCACAGCCGTCATGCCCGGCTACACCCACCTCCAGCGGGCCGAGCCGGTCCTCATCGCGCACTGGCTCCTCGCCTACGTCTCCATGCTCGAGCGCGACCACTCCCGCTTCACCGACGCCCGCACCCGCATGAACCTCTGCCCGCTCGGCAGCGGAGCCATCGCTGGAGCCACGCTTGCTCTCGACCGCACTATCGCCTCCAAGGCTCTTGCCTTCACCGCACCAACCCCCAACAGCATGGACGCCACCAGCGATCGCGACTTCATGCTCGACTTCGCACAAGCCGCCACCACGCTAGGCCTTCACATCTCGCGCTTCGCCGAAGAGCTCACTTTATACGCGACCTCTGAATTCGGATTTATAGACCTCCCCGAAGCTTTCTCGACCGGCAGCTCCGCGATGCCGCAGAAGAAGAACCCCGACCTCACCGAGTTGGCCCGCGGCAAATCCGCCCGGCTTCTAGGCTCCGCAACAGCATTAGCGACCCTGATAAAAGGCCTTCCTCTCGCCTACAACAAAGACCTCCAGGAAGGCCAGGAGCAGATCTTCGACGTAGCCGACACCCTCACCGGCCTCCTCAGCGTGCTCCCCAACTTCACCCGCGCGCTCACCTTCAAGCCCGAGGTCATGACCGCCGCCGCGCAGACCGGCTACCTCAACGCGATGGCCGCCGCCACCTACCTCAGCAACAAGGGCGTGCCCTTCCGCAAGGCGCACGAGATCGTCGGCAACGCCGTCCGCCTCGGCCTGGAAATGGATCCAGCAAAGCGCCTCGAACTCAACGAAATTCCCCTTCCCGAACTCCAGCAACTCAGCGAAGACTTCGCCGAAGACTTCTTCGATAGCATCTCGCTGCGCGCTACATTAGACTGTCACGATGTCATCGGTGGCACCGCAACCCACCGCGTCGCCGAGGCGCTGACCGCAGCGAAAACGCGCGTCGCGCATCTAATTTCTTCGGTCTCTTCGGAGGACCACGTAGTTGCCTAA
- the argF gene encoding ornithine carbamoyltransferase, with translation MENKTIVMNTPKSATLGIQSDTAFTETAKGLAGRDLTSIADLSVSEMAAILELAHAVKSTPEDFRHALDAKQMVMFFEKASLRTRLTFEVAMNTVGGNALFVDQTKEPLGERESIPDVARNLERWMNVIVLRTYAHDTVTEMAAHAKVPVINALSDLEHPCQAITDFFTLEEHFGSVEGLKFTYVGDGNNVCHSLMLAGALLGSHVTVATPKNFAPKLEIVHKAIELAEHTGATLTITTDPIKAATGADAIYTDVCTSMGQEHEAARRAPIFKPYQVNDDLMKLAQDSAVFMHCLPAHRGAEVTDTVLDGPQSIVFDQAENRMHAQKAITLMLLGGAKRLPNPRTRTRTKR, from the coding sequence ATGGAAAACAAGACCATCGTCATGAACACCCCCAAGTCCGCCACCCTCGGCATCCAGTCCGACACCGCCTTCACTGAGACCGCCAAGGGCCTCGCCGGCCGCGACCTCACCTCCATCGCCGATCTCTCCGTCAGCGAGATGGCCGCGATTCTGGAACTCGCTCATGCGGTAAAGTCCACTCCTGAAGACTTCCGCCACGCCCTCGACGCCAAGCAGATGGTCATGTTCTTCGAGAAGGCCTCGCTCCGCACACGCCTCACCTTTGAGGTCGCCATGAACACCGTCGGCGGCAACGCCCTCTTCGTCGACCAGACCAAGGAGCCCCTCGGCGAGCGCGAGTCCATCCCCGACGTCGCCCGCAACCTCGAGCGCTGGATGAACGTCATCGTCCTCCGCACCTACGCGCACGACACCGTCACCGAGATGGCCGCGCACGCCAAGGTCCCCGTCATCAACGCCCTCTCCGACCTCGAGCACCCCTGCCAGGCCATCACCGACTTCTTCACCCTTGAAGAGCACTTCGGCTCCGTCGAAGGCCTCAAGTTCACCTACGTCGGCGACGGCAACAACGTCTGCCACTCGCTCATGCTCGCCGGCGCTCTGCTCGGCTCACACGTCACCGTTGCGACACCGAAGAACTTCGCGCCGAAGCTAGAGATCGTCCACAAGGCCATCGAGCTCGCCGAGCACACCGGCGCCACCCTCACCATCACCACCGACCCCATCAAGGCCGCCACCGGCGCCGACGCCATCTACACCGACGTCTGCACCTCCATGGGCCAGGAGCACGAAGCCGCCCGCCGCGCCCCCATCTTCAAGCCCTACCAGGTCAACGACGACCTTATGAAGCTCGCGCAGGACTCCGCCGTCTTCATGCACTGCCTCCCCGCCCACCGCGGTGCCGAAGTCACCGACACCGTCCTTGACGGCCCACAGTCCATCGTCTTCGACCAGGCCGAAAACCGCATGCACGCCCAGAAGGCCATCACCCTCATGCTCCTCGGCGGCGCAAAACGCCTCCCCAACCCGCGCACCCGAACCCGCACAAAGCGCTAA
- a CDS encoding DoxX family protein yields MIKTLNQLQPWGALVLRVALGVSMLVHGYEKVVPHGALHGFESYIRALGMPAWLGIVSAYTEFIGGILLLLGLLTRLASLFIAINMLVALIAVGIHQGFGIYNYIFALFAIAVMLFFYGPGALAVNRNS; encoded by the coding sequence ATGATCAAAACCCTAAACCAACTGCAGCCATGGGGAGCCTTGGTCCTCCGAGTCGCCTTAGGCGTCTCTATGTTAGTGCATGGCTATGAAAAAGTTGTCCCACACGGCGCACTGCATGGTTTTGAAAGCTATATTAGAGCGCTCGGCATGCCCGCATGGCTGGGCATCGTGTCTGCCTACACAGAATTCATAGGTGGCATCTTGTTGCTCCTCGGCCTTCTCACCAGGCTCGCGTCTCTTTTCATCGCCATCAATATGCTGGTCGCACTGATCGCCGTCGGTATTCATCAAGGGTTCGGGATTTACAACTATATCTTTGCGTTGTTCGCGATAGCAGTCATGCTGTTCTTCTACGGACCGGGAGCATTGGCAGTCAACCGAAACTCTTGA
- a CDS encoding type II toxin-antitoxin system VapC family toxin, with protein sequence MRLYLDTTEWVYHFEDNPIFGPAADALVDRLKRGHHTAVSSIFVLSEILVVPRRDQDEFAIARLRHFFLSTAVTLAPYNLAAMDVYTTLRGIHRVKPLDALHLSIAATANVDYFVTNDTKLHKLTVPGIGRICLSDSVKL encoded by the coding sequence ATGAGGCTCTACCTCGACACCACAGAGTGGGTCTATCACTTCGAAGACAATCCAATATTCGGCCCGGCAGCCGACGCCCTTGTCGACCGCCTCAAACGTGGCCACCACACCGCCGTCTCCAGCATCTTCGTGCTCAGCGAAATCCTCGTTGTCCCTCGACGCGATCAGGACGAGTTCGCCATAGCCCGGCTTCGCCACTTCTTTCTTTCGACCGCCGTTACGCTCGCTCCCTACAATCTCGCAGCGATGGATGTATACACCACACTCCGGGGAATCCACCGCGTCAAACCCCTCGACGCTCTCCACCTGTCCATCGCCGCAACAGCTAACGTCGACTACTTCGTCACCAACGACACGAAGCTGCACAAACTGACGGTTCCAGGTATAGGTAGAATCTGCCTGTCCGATTCCGTCAAACTCTAA
- the uvrB gene encoding excinuclease ABC subunit UvrB translates to MDFQLVSDYSPQGDQPRAIRELTNGLAAEEKDQVLLGVTGSGKTFTMAKIIEQSQRPALILAHNKTLAAQLYHEFKQFFPNNAVEYFVSYYDYYQPEAYIPAGDLYIEKESTINDELDKLRLSATRSLFERRDCIIVSSVSCIYGLGSPEAYYGMLLLLEKGQKLKREDITRRLVEILYERNDVDFRRGTFRVRGDIIEVFPTYDENAFRIELFGDEIDSLSQIDPLFGTVKQKYSRLPIYPKSHYVVQPERKTTAINSILDELIDWEAQLEKEGRLVESQRIHQRTRFDLEMIKSVGFCHGIENYSRHFSGRLPGEPPPTLLDYFPRDFLTFIDESHVTVPQLHGMWHGDRSRKQNLVDYGFRLPSAMDNRPLRFEEWESRVGQIIYVSATPGPYELTKSAGVVVEQIIRPTGLVDPQVEIRPVKGQIDDLLAEIRDRAEKHQRVLVTTLTKRMAEDLANYYTEVGVRCRYMHSEIDTLERIRLLRSLRKGEYDVLIGINLLREGLDLPEVSLVAILDADKEGFLRSQGSLIQTIGRAARHLEGRAILYADKMTDSMQRAIGETNRRRNAQEAYNAEHGITPRTVIRSIDDSLATITNADYLELTNDDVALEALEFTTQADLDTYIQNLESDMRESAKKFEFEKAAKLRDQIKDLRDKEFLFS, encoded by the coding sequence ATGGACTTCCAGCTAGTCTCCGACTACTCCCCCCAGGGCGACCAGCCCCGCGCCATCCGTGAGCTGACGAACGGTCTCGCCGCCGAAGAGAAGGACCAGGTCCTGCTCGGCGTCACCGGCTCCGGCAAGACCTTCACCATGGCCAAAATCATCGAGCAGTCGCAGCGCCCCGCGCTCATCCTCGCGCACAACAAGACTCTCGCCGCGCAGCTCTATCACGAGTTCAAACAGTTCTTCCCCAACAACGCCGTCGAGTACTTCGTCTCCTACTACGACTACTACCAGCCCGAAGCCTACATCCCCGCCGGCGACCTCTACATCGAAAAAGAGTCCACCATCAACGACGAGCTCGACAAGCTCCGCCTCAGCGCCACGCGCTCCCTCTTCGAGCGCCGCGACTGCATCATAGTCAGCTCCGTCTCCTGCATCTACGGCCTCGGCAGCCCCGAAGCCTACTACGGCATGTTGCTGCTCCTCGAAAAAGGCCAGAAGCTCAAGCGCGAAGACATCACCCGCCGTCTCGTCGAAATCCTCTACGAGCGCAACGACGTCGACTTCCGCCGCGGCACCTTCCGCGTGAGAGGAGATATCATCGAGGTCTTCCCCACCTACGACGAGAACGCCTTCCGCATCGAGCTCTTCGGCGACGAGATAGACTCCCTCTCGCAGATCGACCCGCTCTTCGGCACCGTCAAGCAGAAGTACTCGCGCCTCCCCATCTATCCGAAATCGCACTACGTCGTTCAGCCCGAGCGCAAGACCACCGCCATCAACTCCATCCTCGACGAGCTCATCGACTGGGAGGCCCAGCTAGAAAAAGAGGGCCGCCTCGTCGAGTCGCAACGCATCCACCAGCGCACCCGCTTCGACCTCGAGATGATCAAGTCCGTCGGCTTCTGCCACGGCATCGAAAACTACTCGCGCCACTTCTCCGGCCGCCTCCCCGGCGAGCCCCCACCCACGCTTCTCGACTACTTCCCCCGCGACTTCCTCACCTTCATCGACGAGTCCCACGTCACCGTCCCGCAGCTCCACGGCATGTGGCACGGCGACCGCAGCCGCAAGCAAAACCTCGTCGACTACGGCTTCCGCCTCCCCTCCGCCATGGACAACCGCCCCCTCCGCTTCGAAGAGTGGGAGTCCCGCGTCGGCCAGATCATCTACGTCTCCGCCACCCCCGGCCCCTACGAGCTCACCAAGTCCGCCGGAGTCGTCGTAGAACAAATCATCCGCCCCACCGGCCTCGTCGACCCGCAAGTCGAAATCCGCCCCGTCAAAGGCCAGATCGACGACCTCTTAGCCGAGATCCGCGACCGGGCTGAGAAACATCAGCGCGTCCTCGTCACCACGCTCACCAAGCGCATGGCCGAAGACCTCGCCAACTACTACACCGAGGTCGGCGTCCGCTGCCGCTACATGCACTCCGAGATCGACACCCTCGAACGCATCCGCCTCCTCCGCTCCCTCCGCAAAGGCGAGTACGACGTCCTCATCGGCATCAACCTCCTCCGCGAAGGCCTGGATTTACCAGAGGTGTCGCTTGTTGCAATTTTGGATGCCGACAAAGAAGGCTTCCTCCGCAGCCAGGGCTCCCTCATCCAGACCATCGGCCGCGCCGCCCGCCACCTCGAAGGCCGCGCCATCCTCTACGCCGACAAGATGACCGACTCCATGCAGCGCGCCATCGGAGAAACCAACCGCCGCCGCAACGCGCAGGAGGCCTACAACGCCGAACACGGCATCACCCCCCGCACCGTCATCCGCAGCATCGACGACTCCCTCGCCACCATTACCAACGCCGACTACCTAGAACTCACCAACGACGACGTAGCCCTCGAAGCCCTGGAGTTCACCACCCAGGCCGACCTCGACACCTACATCCAGAACCTCGAATCCGACATGCGCGAATCCGCCAAAAAATTCGAGTTCGAAAAAGCCGCCAAACTCCGCGACCAAATCAAAGACCTCAGAGACAAGGAATTCCTGTTCAGTTAG
- a CDS encoding histidine phosphatase family protein, with amino-acid sequence MADGKTELWLIRHGETEWSLSGQHTSTSDIALTDHGRQRAVELKEYLNGKKFAAVFTSPMQRARQTCAIAGYGDVAEVDDNLMEWNYGESEGKTTKEMREKYGPTWSVWTDPIVGGESVEEVGARADKVIARSLAAATFHLGATVESQSVALFAHAHILRIIAARWIGLDAVGGRLFSLGTGSVSVLGFERETRVVSKWNRGFEEGRE; translated from the coding sequence ATGGCTGACGGAAAGACGGAGCTTTGGTTGATTCGGCATGGCGAGACGGAGTGGAGCCTGAGTGGGCAGCATACGAGCACGAGCGATATTGCGCTGACGGACCATGGGCGGCAGAGAGCGGTGGAGCTGAAGGAGTATCTGAACGGGAAGAAATTTGCCGCGGTGTTCACCAGTCCGATGCAGCGGGCACGGCAGACGTGTGCGATCGCCGGGTATGGAGACGTGGCGGAGGTGGATGACAACCTGATGGAGTGGAACTATGGGGAGTCCGAGGGGAAGACGACCAAGGAGATGCGCGAGAAGTATGGGCCGACGTGGAGCGTGTGGACGGACCCGATCGTAGGCGGCGAGAGCGTGGAGGAGGTGGGAGCGCGCGCGGACAAGGTGATTGCTCGGTCTCTGGCGGCGGCCACGTTCCACCTGGGCGCGACCGTGGAGAGCCAGAGCGTGGCGCTGTTTGCCCATGCGCATATTCTGCGAATCATCGCGGCGCGGTGGATTGGACTGGACGCGGTGGGCGGCCGGTTGTTTTCATTGGGGACCGGGAGCGTGAGCGTGCTGGGGTTCGAGCGCGAGACGCGGGTGGTGTCGAAGTGGAACCGAGGATTCGAGGAGGGCAGGGAGTAG
- a CDS encoding P63C domain-containing protein, translated as MSDGKRVFDKRSFKAVLNIPVTESGSSILKSLASHRLLQKSPLAQAANVFDLPIRFVTSDGQRLIGFEAEGLIEICKLLLKARELGLLRSTAELRYARAAESLLVSLANVGLAALIDEATGYQATRKRDALQALLDRYLKKELAAWAKRFPDEYYEQLFRLRRWKWQGRSVNPPQIVSKYTKNIVYERLAPGILKELESRNPMQECGERKAKHHQWLTDDVGHPALAQHLHAVVAIMRISADWHKFVINLQDAFPKKGDQLDLKLDDN; from the coding sequence TTGTCAGACGGCAAGAGAGTGTTCGACAAGCGATCCTTCAAAGCAGTCCTCAACATACCTGTCACGGAGAGTGGCAGCTCAATCCTCAAGTCGTTAGCATCTCATAGGCTTCTTCAGAAGAGTCCACTCGCTCAAGCGGCAAACGTCTTCGATTTACCTATTAGGTTCGTAACCTCAGATGGACAAAGGTTGATAGGGTTCGAAGCTGAAGGCTTGATTGAGATATGTAAGCTGCTTTTAAAGGCTCGAGAGTTGGGTCTGCTTAGGAGCACAGCAGAGCTTCGTTACGCCAGAGCAGCCGAGTCACTTTTGGTCTCTCTCGCGAACGTGGGTCTCGCCGCCCTTATCGACGAAGCCACCGGATATCAAGCAACAAGAAAGCGTGATGCCCTCCAAGCACTTCTTGATCGGTACCTGAAAAAGGAGCTTGCGGCATGGGCAAAGAGATTTCCTGACGAATACTATGAGCAACTATTTCGTCTCAGACGGTGGAAATGGCAGGGTCGTTCTGTAAATCCTCCTCAGATAGTCAGCAAGTACACAAAAAATATCGTCTACGAGCGGTTGGCACCGGGCATTCTGAAAGAGTTGGAAAGCCGGAACCCTATGCAGGAATGTGGCGAGAGGAAAGCGAAACACCATCAATGGCTCACAGATGACGTCGGTCATCCAGCTTTAGCGCAGCACCTTCACGCTGTTGTGGCGATCATGAGAATCAGTGCCGACTGGCACAAGTTTGTCATTAATCTGCAAGATGCTTTCCCAAAGAAGGGCGACCAACTTGACCTAAAGTTAGATGACAACTAA
- a CDS encoding OmpA family protein gives MSFAMLTFSGVTVQAQSNAELQGMIVGRDGPTMYVKTGDTRQIVTLQDNTQATEKGGFLGWSHKDLGIAALVPGLEVKVDGTYDQDHKLIARKVEFTRGSMRTANQIDAGLTPTNAKVAAQQDALMSARRDIESTQADIAASKQQIAANQQQEQQDAQQAQTGIGKTNGRIGQLDQYETKGTLTVNFRNGSAVVSKADKDQLEDFIKTASNTPGFMVQVQGYASAVGSATLNQRLSSERADAVLAIIQQSGAVPMTRILAPAAMGTSEQVADNHSRSGQKENRRVVVTILVNKGIVGSSDQTASVTQPGQ, from the coding sequence ATGTCTTTTGCCATGCTTACGTTCTCCGGTGTAACTGTCCAGGCTCAGAGCAATGCGGAGTTACAGGGCATGATTGTTGGGCGTGATGGCCCGACCATGTATGTGAAAACAGGCGACACAAGGCAGATTGTTACGCTGCAAGACAACACGCAGGCTACCGAGAAGGGTGGCTTTCTAGGCTGGAGCCACAAGGACCTGGGTATCGCGGCGCTGGTGCCCGGGCTGGAAGTGAAGGTCGATGGCACATATGACCAAGACCACAAGCTCATTGCGCGGAAGGTTGAGTTTACGCGCGGATCGATGCGTACGGCCAACCAGATCGATGCCGGGCTGACCCCGACGAACGCAAAGGTCGCTGCGCAGCAGGATGCGCTGATGAGTGCTCGCCGCGATATCGAAAGTACGCAGGCGGACATTGCGGCCAGCAAGCAGCAGATTGCCGCGAACCAGCAGCAGGAGCAGCAGGACGCTCAACAGGCCCAGACCGGCATCGGCAAGACGAATGGCCGCATTGGTCAGCTTGACCAGTACGAGACGAAGGGCACGCTGACGGTGAACTTCCGCAACGGCAGCGCGGTCGTAAGCAAGGCAGACAAGGACCAGCTTGAGGACTTCATCAAGACGGCTTCGAACACGCCGGGCTTCATGGTCCAGGTGCAGGGCTATGCGTCTGCAGTTGGTTCGGCCACGCTGAACCAGCGGCTGAGCAGCGAACGCGCCGATGCGGTGCTGGCCATTATTCAGCAGAGCGGTGCAGTACCGATGACTCGGATTCTGGCGCCTGCGGCGATGGGAACTTCGGAGCAGGTTGCCGATAACCACTCGCGCTCTGGCCAGAAGGAGAACCGGCGTGTGGTGGTGACGATCCTGGTGAACAAGGGCATTGTGGGTTCATCGGACCAGACCGCTTCGGTAACGCAGCCGGGGCAGTAG
- a CDS encoding GNAT family N-acetyltransferase, with protein sequence MPNLTISSSTKDREAADLGHATRSLSPSAKDDFRIITVHKARLQDARSIFDLVNSLSHDGTLLRRSYAEVCENIRDFTVACIANDDGEHEFIGCGALHLYGPHLAEVRSIVVKPEARGLGAGDAILEALLAEAEEHQVMSVCLFTRIPDYFEHLGFRVAERDAMPDKIYKDCQTCPRLYACDEVAMVKGPLPNVAVLGPRTVQRPQMVEDPSADTQLVQLTGTNPSR encoded by the coding sequence TTGCCTAACCTCACCATCTCATCGAGCACCAAAGATCGCGAAGCCGCAGACCTCGGCCACGCCACGCGAAGCCTCTCGCCGTCCGCGAAGGACGACTTCCGCATCATCACCGTGCACAAGGCGCGCCTGCAGGACGCCCGCAGCATCTTCGACCTCGTCAACTCCCTCTCCCACGACGGCACGCTCCTCCGCCGCTCCTACGCCGAGGTCTGCGAGAACATCCGCGACTTCACCGTCGCCTGCATCGCCAACGACGACGGCGAGCATGAGTTCATCGGCTGCGGCGCGCTCCATCTCTACGGCCCGCATCTCGCCGAGGTCCGCTCCATCGTCGTCAAGCCCGAAGCCCGCGGCCTCGGTGCCGGCGACGCCATCCTCGAAGCCCTCCTCGCCGAAGCCGAAGAGCACCAGGTCATGTCCGTCTGCCTCTTCACCCGCATCCCCGACTACTTCGAGCACCTCGGCTTCCGCGTCGCCGAACGTGACGCCATGCCCGACAAGATCTACAAGGACTGCCAGACCTGCCCGCGCCTCTACGCCTGCGACGAAGTCGCCATGGTCAAAGGCCCGCTGCCCAACGTCGCCGTCCTCGGCCCCCGCACCGTCCAGCGCCCGCAGATGGTTGAAGACCCGTCCGCCGACACGCAACTCGTCCAACTCACCGGCACCAACCCCTCCCGCTAG